One Haladaptatus sp. R4 DNA window includes the following coding sequences:
- a CDS encoding chemotaxis protein CheD — protein MKVYRSESHRGGGPIKVGVADYAVTPHETRLTTTGLGSCLGIALSERSSGVAGLAHVMLPSAPESGGDDAKFVDTAIERMLTEMIDEGANADSIEAKIAGGSNMLDLSGIGRDVGARNVEASKELLADREIPIVGEDTGGNHGRSLELHTGTAVLVVKSTHRGVNRI, from the coding sequence ATGAAGGTGTATCGCAGCGAGTCGCATCGGGGGGGTGGTCCGATAAAGGTCGGTGTCGCGGATTACGCCGTCACACCCCACGAAACACGACTCACGACGACCGGACTCGGATCCTGTCTCGGCATCGCGCTGTCCGAACGGTCCAGCGGCGTCGCCGGTCTCGCACACGTCATGCTCCCTTCCGCACCCGAATCCGGCGGGGACGACGCGAAGTTCGTGGATACGGCCATCGAGAGGATGCTCACGGAGATGATCGATGAAGGAGCGAACGCCGACTCCATCGAGGCGAAGATCGCGGGCGGGAGCAACATGCTCGATCTGTCCGGAATCGGACGGGACGTCGGAGCGCGAAACGTCGAGGCGAGCAAGGAACTGCTCGCCGACCGGGAGATACCCATCGTCGGCGAGGACACGGGAGGAAACCACGGACGCTCGCTCGAACTGCACACGGGGACGGCCGTCCTCGTGGTCAAGAGTACCCACCGAGGGGTGAACCGAATTTGA
- a CDS encoding chemotaxis protein CheC, giving the protein MAHEGAERAAAHLSAMAEIETFVDVTRTYVRSDTETNEGGGCVGVVIELDGGLCGRTAFTFPAKSVERMRDALAPGMEDMDESILRELGNVMAGGFVDGWADYLGTTIDISPPTYVDGDPTLLLDDDETFVFASSICAVDESISFRVHLSPGVGEYDTLLAAEGEPVSVENLSHFDEMTRSGATTVAENITAMTGIETTVDITHVSFVPVQEVPESLGDRTYVGVVIQLENAPGGFVLMLFDESSAHGVASALVPGDGEDGELSEAEQNAIQELGNIMASSFIDGWANALETTIDISPPTFAYDMGSAIADPLVAHLGQNQEFAFVSDATIRAADQPFDCSLYVLPDESELQDVLMSLDSDATAERKTSAGRL; this is encoded by the coding sequence ATGGCACACGAGGGGGCAGAGCGGGCGGCCGCACACCTGTCGGCGATGGCCGAAATAGAGACGTTCGTGGACGTTACGCGGACGTACGTTCGCTCGGACACCGAGACGAACGAGGGTGGCGGATGTGTCGGCGTCGTCATCGAACTGGACGGCGGACTGTGTGGACGGACGGCGTTCACGTTCCCTGCGAAAAGCGTCGAGCGGATGCGTGACGCGCTCGCACCCGGAATGGAGGACATGGACGAGAGCATCCTTCGGGAACTCGGAAACGTGATGGCTGGCGGGTTCGTGGATGGATGGGCCGACTACCTCGGAACGACCATCGACATCTCGCCGCCGACGTACGTGGACGGCGACCCGACGCTGCTCCTCGACGACGACGAAACGTTCGTCTTTGCGAGTTCGATCTGTGCGGTGGACGAATCGATTTCGTTCCGCGTTCACCTCTCGCCGGGAGTGGGGGAGTACGATACCCTGCTCGCCGCCGAAGGCGAACCCGTTTCCGTGGAGAACCTCTCGCACTTCGACGAGATGACGCGAAGCGGTGCGACGACCGTCGCGGAGAACATCACGGCGATGACGGGTATCGAAACGACGGTCGATATCACACACGTCAGCTTCGTTCCCGTCCAGGAAGTGCCGGAGTCACTGGGAGATAGGACGTACGTCGGTGTCGTCATCCAACTCGAAAACGCCCCCGGTGGGTTCGTCCTGATGCTGTTCGACGAATCGTCCGCACACGGCGTCGCTAGCGCGTTGGTTCCCGGCGACGGGGAGGATGGTGAGTTGAGCGAGGCGGAGCAAAACGCAATTCAGGAACTCGGCAACATCATGGCGAGCAGTTTCATCGATGGGTGGGCGAACGCGCTCGAAACGACCATCGACATCTCGCCGCCGACGTTCGCCTACGACATGGGCAGTGCAATCGCGGACCCGTTGGTCGCCCACCTCGGGCAGAATCAGGAGTTCGCGTTCGTTTCCGATGCGACCATTCGTGCGGCGGACCAGCCGTTCGACTGTTCGCTGTACGTGCTTCCGGACGAATCGGAACTCCAGGACGTACTCATGTCGCTCGATTCCGACGCGACTGCGGAGCGAAAAACCAGCGCAGGACGATTATGA
- a CDS encoding chemotaxis protein CheC: MSLQIDIRKLSLFNRMAKQGANTVANHLNQMTGMQTEMEITKTNFIDIRDIRNHMGHEKQVGIHIELVEQPYGYILFLFSVGSAKKLAHGMMGGMGDPAEKGFSDMEKSAVQEIGNIMTSGFIDGWANVLRTTIDFSTPTFTYGPASRTVESLVGHRDDDVAMVLDSRVRVPDSNVEVKVYTFPELEQLVRMMRKIEV; encoded by the coding sequence ATGAGTTTGCAGATAGACATTCGGAAATTGAGCCTGTTCAACAGGATGGCAAAGCAGGGTGCGAACACGGTGGCAAACCACCTGAATCAGATGACGGGAATGCAGACGGAGATGGAGATAACCAAGACGAACTTCATCGATATCCGCGATATCCGCAACCACATGGGCCACGAGAAGCAAGTCGGGATTCACATCGAACTCGTCGAGCAGCCCTACGGATACATCCTGTTTCTGTTTTCGGTCGGGAGCGCAAAAAAGCTCGCACACGGCATGATGGGTGGCATGGGTGACCCCGCGGAGAAGGGGTTCAGCGACATGGAAAAGTCCGCCGTTCAGGAGATCGGCAACATCATGACCAGCGGATTCATCGATGGCTGGGCGAACGTTCTCCGGACGACCATCGACTTTTCGACGCCGACGTTCACGTACGGCCCGGCGAGTCGAACCGTCGAGTCGCTGGTCGGCCATCGAGACGACGACGTGGCGATGGTGCTCGACTCGCGGGTACGGGTACCGGATTCGAACGTGGAAGTGAAGGTGTACACGTTCCCCGAACTCGAACAACTGGTTCGGATGATGCGCAAGATAGAGGTTTGA
- the cheA gene encoding chemotaxis protein CheA — protein sequence MDEYIQDFIRESEENITELNNSLLELENDPNDEEAMDSIFRTAHTLKGNFAAMGFQSGSDLAHAIEDLLDEIRQGRMEVTPEIMDHVFAGVDKIEVILAEIEAHGESKTDPSATIQDIRTTLEGASTVSDEEKPESTDEAAETGAETILERLDDPSVLAGVDPVFHARVEMGDSQMKGVDAMFVLGEVTEKLDLLGAVPPVEAIDEGEYDDGFDLFVTDGEEEHVSEVIDGASKVESTTVTDVTHAVPDPAGAVGKSVDSASESEPAGVSESAGEPTGTEPATGADESDTATPVDEIQSIRVNVDQLDDLHGLVEQLVTSRIKLRRSIEQGELGSASDNLDELDKITTSLQDTVMDMRLVPLKKIVDKFPRLVRDLSRTQEKEIDFVMEGKSIELDRTILNEISDPLMHLLRNAVDHGIEPPEEREANGKSRTGTIHLRGMRERDRVTIEVADDGAGIDADTIRSKAVSKNILTRGEADALSDEEAYELIFHAGFSTNEEITDVSGRGVGMDVVKNTIKRLDGDLSVESELGGGTTISLSLPVTVAIVKVLFVESGEEEYGIPIKNVDEIRRMGAVKHIEGEEVVTHDDTVYPLIRLGQALDVPGETKNGDGMLVRVNESERQVAIHCDAVSRQEEVVVKPFEGILSGIPGLSGAAVLGEGDVVTILDVESL from the coding sequence ATGGATGAATACATACAGGATTTCATTCGTGAAAGCGAAGAGAACATAACGGAACTGAACAACTCGCTGCTCGAACTGGAGAACGACCCGAACGACGAGGAGGCGATGGATTCCATCTTCCGGACAGCACACACGCTGAAAGGAAACTTCGCGGCGATGGGATTCCAGAGTGGAAGCGACCTGGCTCACGCCATCGAGGACCTGCTGGACGAAATTCGACAGGGGAGGATGGAAGTCACGCCGGAAATCATGGACCACGTCTTCGCAGGCGTGGACAAAATCGAGGTCATTCTCGCCGAAATCGAGGCACACGGCGAATCGAAAACCGATCCGAGCGCGACCATCCAAGACATTCGCACGACGTTGGAGGGGGCGAGTACCGTCTCCGACGAGGAAAAACCTGAGTCGACCGACGAGGCAGCAGAAACCGGTGCCGAAACGATCCTCGAACGACTCGACGACCCGTCGGTGCTGGCCGGAGTCGACCCGGTGTTCCACGCCCGAGTGGAAATGGGTGACTCGCAGATGAAAGGCGTCGATGCGATGTTCGTTCTCGGCGAGGTGACCGAGAAACTCGATCTGCTCGGTGCGGTCCCGCCCGTCGAAGCCATCGACGAAGGCGAGTACGACGACGGTTTCGACCTGTTCGTTACGGACGGCGAGGAGGAACACGTCTCGGAGGTCATCGACGGTGCGTCGAAGGTCGAATCCACTACGGTCACCGACGTGACCCACGCGGTGCCCGACCCTGCCGGAGCGGTGGGGAAGTCGGTCGATTCGGCGTCCGAGTCCGAACCGGCCGGGGTATCCGAATCGGCGGGTGAACCGACGGGGACGGAACCCGCAACCGGAGCCGACGAGTCGGATACCGCCACACCGGTGGACGAAATCCAGTCGATTCGCGTCAACGTGGACCAGTTGGACGACCTGCACGGGCTCGTCGAACAACTCGTCACCAGCCGTATCAAACTTCGACGGTCGATCGAACAGGGAGAACTAGGTAGCGCATCGGACAACCTGGACGAACTCGACAAGATAACGACCAGCCTGCAGGACACGGTCATGGACATGCGGCTCGTGCCGCTCAAGAAGATCGTGGACAAGTTCCCGCGACTGGTGCGCGACCTCTCGCGCACCCAGGAGAAGGAGATCGACTTCGTGATGGAAGGGAAGAGCATCGAACTCGACCGCACCATCCTGAACGAGATCAGCGACCCGCTCATGCACCTCCTCCGGAACGCCGTCGACCACGGCATCGAACCCCCGGAGGAGCGTGAGGCGAACGGGAAATCGCGCACCGGGACGATTCACCTGCGCGGCATGCGCGAACGCGACCGCGTCACTATCGAAGTGGCGGACGACGGTGCCGGTATCGACGCCGACACCATTCGGTCGAAGGCGGTGAGCAAGAACATCCTGACGCGGGGTGAGGCGGACGCGCTTTCGGACGAGGAGGCCTACGAACTCATCTTCCACGCGGGCTTCTCGACGAACGAGGAGATTACCGACGTGAGCGGTCGCGGCGTCGGTATGGACGTCGTCAAAAACACCATCAAGCGCCTCGACGGTGACCTCAGCGTCGAGAGTGAACTCGGTGGCGGCACGACCATCAGCCTCTCGCTTCCCGTCACGGTCGCCATCGTCAAAGTGCTGTTCGTGGAGTCGGGTGAGGAGGAGTACGGAATCCCCATCAAGAACGTGGACGAGATTCGACGGATGGGTGCAGTAAAACACATCGAAGGCGAGGAGGTCGTTACGCACGACGACACGGTGTATCCGCTCATCCGCCTCGGACAAGCGCTCGACGTTCCCGGCGAAACCAAAAACGGGGACGGGATGCTCGTCCGGGTCAACGAGTCTGAACGACAGGTCGCGATTCACTGCGATGCCGTGAGCAGACAGGAAGAGGTCGTCGTCAAGCCGTTCGAAGGAATCCTGTCCGGAATTCCGGGTCTCTCCGGGGCGGCGGTGCTCGGTGAAGGCGACGTGGTGACCATCCTCGACGTGGAGAGTTTATAA
- the cheB gene encoding chemotaxis-specific protein-glutamate methyltransferase CheB, with the protein MTQAVVVDDSHFMRTVITDVLESDGIDVVAQASNGEEAVSVVAEHEPDVVTMDVEMPKMNGIEAAEKIMERTPTPILMLSAHTEEGAEATFEALDRGAIDVLAKPGGEVSTGISAHKDALVAKVRSVVKADVSVSVPDNTMASPANMDDSYVENATVIIGASTGGPRVVESVLAGLPRSAQLRVLIVQHMPDSFTTRFAKRLDNRTEYDVKEATDGDRIGAGQALVARGDYHMEVSNYAKGRLRVRLTQDEVRHGVRPAIDVTMESAAATITDPLTAVVLTGMGADGAVGVEAIKAAGGRTIAQDEATCSVFGIPARAIETGCVDTVLPADEVARGILSTVRKPT; encoded by the coding sequence ATGACGCAGGCGGTCGTCGTCGACGACTCCCATTTCATGCGGACGGTTATCACCGACGTTCTCGAATCGGACGGCATCGACGTCGTCGCACAGGCGTCGAACGGCGAGGAGGCCGTCTCGGTCGTCGCCGAACACGAACCCGACGTGGTGACGATGGACGTCGAGATGCCGAAGATGAACGGTATCGAGGCCGCCGAGAAGATCATGGAACGGACGCCGACCCCGATTCTCATGCTTTCGGCACATACCGAGGAGGGGGCGGAAGCGACGTTCGAAGCCCTCGATCGAGGGGCGATCGACGTGTTGGCGAAACCCGGTGGAGAAGTGTCCACCGGAATCTCCGCACACAAGGACGCCCTCGTCGCGAAGGTCCGGTCCGTCGTTAAGGCGGATGTCTCCGTCAGCGTACCGGACAACACGATGGCCTCCCCGGCGAATATGGACGATTCGTACGTCGAGAACGCGACGGTCATCATCGGCGCATCGACGGGAGGACCACGAGTCGTCGAAAGCGTTCTCGCCGGACTTCCCCGCTCGGCACAACTCCGGGTCCTCATCGTCCAGCACATGCCGGACAGCTTTACCACCCGATTCGCAAAGCGACTCGACAACCGAACCGAGTACGACGTGAAGGAGGCGACCGACGGCGACCGAATCGGCGCCGGACAGGCACTCGTCGCGCGGGGGGACTACCACATGGAGGTCTCGAACTACGCGAAAGGGAGGCTCCGCGTTCGACTCACGCAGGACGAGGTGCGACACGGCGTCCGTCCGGCAATCGACGTGACGATGGAGTCCGCCGCCGCGACGATTACCGACCCGCTGACCGCCGTCGTCCTCACCGGCATGGGTGCGGACGGTGCGGTCGGCGTGGAAGCCATCAAAGCGGCCGGTGGACGGACCATCGCACAGGACGAAGCGACCTGTTCCGTGTTCGGCATCCCCGCACGGGCGATCGAAACCGGGTGTGTCGATACGGTGCTTCCGGCCGACGAAGTCGCCCGTGGAATACTTTCGACCGTACGCAAACCGACGTGA
- the cheY gene encoding chemotaxis protein CheY, translating to MVNDVLIVDDSEFMRNLLREILEENFEIADEAENGVEAVELYKEKQPDFVMMDIVMPIRDGIEATTEIKQYDSGANVIMCTSIGQEEKMKKAIKAGADGYITKPFQKPSVMEAIDDVISA from the coding sequence ATGGTGAATGACGTACTAATTGTCGACGATTCAGAATTCATGCGGAACCTCCTGCGTGAGATTCTGGAAGAGAATTTCGAGATCGCGGACGAAGCCGAAAACGGCGTCGAAGCGGTCGAACTGTACAAGGAAAAACAGCCGGACTTCGTGATGATGGACATCGTGATGCCGATTCGAGACGGCATCGAGGCGACGACCGAAATCAAGCAGTACGATTCGGGCGCGAACGTCATCATGTGTACGAGTATCGGGCAGGAAGAGAAGATGAAGAAGGCGATCAAGGCGGGCGCGGATGGCTACATCACGAAACCGTTTCAGAAGCCCAGCGTGATGGAAGCAATCGACGACGTAATCTCAGCATGA
- a CDS encoding chemotaxis protein CheW — protein sequence MSVQEQEPSDEETQVVEFRLGEDVCAIDIEQVDSIVEVKKVTRIPRTPNSIEGVMDLRGETTAIIDPKEFLSVETGERGDDVLVLDRPDDKQKIGIRVDEVLDVTTHAPERIDANDELENLDTRGIRDQISRGIIKKPNGDDDDALDLVIWVDVDKMINSLN from the coding sequence ATGAGCGTTCAGGAACAGGAACCATCGGACGAGGAGACCCAAGTCGTCGAATTTCGACTCGGCGAGGACGTTTGCGCTATCGATATCGAACAGGTAGACAGCATCGTCGAAGTGAAGAAGGTGACGCGGATTCCACGAACGCCGAACTCCATCGAGGGCGTCATGGACCTCCGCGGCGAGACGACGGCCATCATCGACCCGAAGGAGTTTCTCAGCGTCGAAACCGGCGAGCGAGGTGACGACGTTCTCGTCCTGGACCGCCCCGACGACAAACAGAAAATCGGAATTCGAGTGGACGAGGTGCTCGACGTGACCACACACGCGCCGGAAAGGATAGACGCCAACGACGAATTGGAGAATCTCGACACGCGTGGAATCCGTGATCAGATCTCACGTGGGATCATCAAAAAGCCGAACGGCGACGACGATGACGCGCTGGATCTCGTGATATGGGTGGATGTTGACAAAATGATTAACAGCCTAAATTAA
- a CDS encoding helix-turn-helix domain-containing protein, translated as MSIETTPLSPLPDELDSPRSKLVYLSLATTGGATLDELQNGLDLPKITLYTVIRSLRERGLVNQDGESLTLAS; from the coding sequence ATGAGCATCGAAACGACACCGCTCTCACCGTTGCCCGACGAACTCGACTCACCGCGTTCAAAGCTCGTTTACCTCTCGCTTGCGACGACGGGTGGCGCGACCCTGGACGAACTACAGAACGGCCTCGACCTGCCGAAAATCACGCTGTACACGGTCATCCGGTCGCTCCGCGAACGTGGCCTCGTGAACCAAGACGGCGAGTCGCTGACGCTCGCCTCCTGA
- a CDS encoding YbjQ family protein encodes MTAFSYSDDEVLLTTSHEVPGREITAHHGVVVADVTPGRNIGKDIAGGLRDIVGGRSGSWEKTLEANQETALDELVEEAKSVGADAVVALDVTDEALGGQGGMIKIKAFGTAVSLD; translated from the coding sequence ATGACAGCGTTCAGTTACAGCGACGACGAGGTATTGCTCACGACGAGTCACGAGGTGCCGGGACGTGAAATCACGGCCCATCACGGCGTGGTCGTCGCGGACGTGACGCCGGGGCGAAACATCGGAAAGGACATCGCGGGTGGCCTCCGCGACATCGTCGGCGGGCGCTCCGGTTCGTGGGAGAAGACGCTCGAAGCAAATCAGGAAACCGCCCTCGACGAGTTGGTCGAAGAAGCGAAATCGGTCGGTGCGGATGCGGTCGTCGCGCTCGACGTCACCGACGAAGCGCTCGGCGGACAGGGCGGCATGATAAAGATCAAAGCGTTCGGAACCGCCGTTTCGCTCGACTGA
- a CDS encoding macro domain-containing protein → MEFTVIRGDIAAQRADALVNAAGTSLRMGSGVAGALRRGADGPINDEAMRKGPVELGAVAVTDAYELDAEFVVHAAAMPHYGDGEATRESIRDATRNALREADERGAKSMVLPALGCGIAGFSLEEGGAIICEEIRRFDPNSLEDVRLIAYSDEEYETLREVAAEASDT, encoded by the coding sequence ATGGAGTTCACCGTCATTCGAGGAGACATCGCAGCACAGCGAGCGGATGCACTCGTCAACGCCGCCGGAACCAGCCTTCGAATGGGGAGCGGCGTCGCCGGAGCGCTCCGGCGCGGTGCCGACGGGCCGATAAACGACGAAGCGATGCGGAAAGGTCCGGTCGAACTCGGTGCCGTCGCGGTCACCGACGCGTACGAACTCGACGCGGAGTTCGTCGTCCACGCCGCGGCCATGCCCCACTATGGAGACGGTGAGGCCACACGGGAGAGCATCCGTGATGCGACGCGGAACGCGCTCCGTGAAGCCGACGAGCGGGGAGCCAAATCGATGGTACTTCCGGCCCTCGGATGTGGCATCGCGGGATTTAGCTTGGAGGAGGGCGGTGCGATCATCTGCGAGGAAATCCGGCGATTCGACCCGAACTCCCTCGAAGACGTTCGTCTCATCGCCTACAGCGACGAGGAGTACGAAACCCTCCGAGAGGTGGCGGCCGAAGCGTCGGATACATAG
- the dacB gene encoding D-alanyl-D-alanine carboxypeptidase/D-alanyl-D-alanine-endopeptidase, with amino-acid sequence MLGATGMVGAGTLFSEGALAKESHKKHDGRDESCRSGDSAVEKLLAQAPEKFPGGIVSVYAKEAGPHGEVLATHESEKVVKPASNTKLLTTALALEHLGPDERFETSVIGDGSKSGTQFHGDLVIRGNGDVLSQDNLKTLAGQVADEGIEAVHGDVVADITAFDTSGYGPVFSVRGPGYPEGWTWEDPQYSYGAPSSTLALYWNKVAVTAKRTDDGIDLSVEPNSEFVPVESHLSEAPAGSDGYFYTYLDRVNGTIYAIGELPPGYEETDLSPVMRPDEHAAAVFAGFLEDAGVTVNGDVTLQTEEKDRTAAFRTSIRSEPLHETIGPMLLYSNNVDADQLALMTARRATGEGSFDAWTDLTGAYFESLGAPATVFRDGSGLSQFDLISAADMVFMLEWIGRKPWSETLFGSLPTPGHGTLAYRLRDVDVPVQAKTGTVRGTRSLSGAIRRTGKPDVLFSILMSNVTVGLGDARDYQDDLVRALVDA; translated from the coding sequence ATGCTCGGAGCGACCGGCATGGTCGGTGCCGGAACGCTGTTCAGCGAGGGTGCGCTCGCAAAGGAATCGCACAAAAAACACGACGGACGGGACGAATCGTGTCGGTCGGGCGACTCGGCCGTCGAAAAACTGCTGGCACAGGCGCCGGAGAAGTTCCCCGGCGGAATCGTCTCGGTGTACGCCAAGGAGGCCGGACCGCACGGTGAGGTGTTGGCGACCCACGAGTCGGAAAAGGTCGTCAAACCCGCGTCGAACACGAAACTGCTCACGACGGCGCTCGCCCTCGAACATCTCGGACCCGACGAGCGGTTCGAAACCAGCGTGATCGGCGACGGTTCGAAGTCGGGGACGCAGTTCCACGGGGACCTCGTGATTCGCGGAAACGGGGACGTGCTGTCGCAGGACAACCTGAAGACGTTGGCGGGGCAAGTCGCCGACGAGGGAATCGAGGCGGTTCACGGCGACGTCGTCGCGGACATCACCGCGTTCGACACGTCCGGGTACGGCCCCGTCTTTTCGGTTCGCGGTCCCGGTTATCCGGAGGGATGGACGTGGGAGGACCCGCAGTACTCCTACGGCGCGCCGAGTTCGACGCTCGCGCTGTACTGGAACAAGGTCGCCGTCACGGCCAAGCGAACCGACGACGGAATCGACCTCTCGGTCGAACCGAATTCGGAGTTCGTCCCCGTCGAGTCCCACCTCTCGGAAGCGCCCGCCGGGTCGGACGGCTACTTCTACACCTACCTCGACCGGGTGAACGGGACCATCTACGCCATCGGCGAACTCCCGCCGGGGTACGAGGAGACCGACTTGTCACCCGTGATGCGCCCCGACGAGCACGCCGCCGCCGTGTTCGCGGGGTTCCTCGAAGACGCAGGCGTGACGGTGAACGGCGACGTGACATTGCAGACGGAGGAGAAAGACCGAACGGCGGCGTTCCGGACGAGCATCCGGTCGGAGCCACTCCACGAGACCATCGGGCCGATGTTGCTGTACTCGAACAACGTCGACGCCGATCAACTGGCCCTGATGACCGCCCGCCGTGCGACGGGGGAGGGGTCGTTCGACGCGTGGACGGACCTAACCGGGGCCTACTTCGAGAGTTTGGGAGCGCCTGCGACGGTTTTCCGCGACGGGTCCGGACTCTCGCAGTTCGATCTGATTTCGGCCGCCGACATGGTTTTCATGCTCGAATGGATTGGCCGGAAACCGTGGTCCGAAACGCTGTTCGGGTCGCTCCCGACGCCGGGACACGGTACGCTCGCCTACCGATTACGGGACGTGGACGTACCCGTCCAAGCGAAAACCGGAACGGTTCGGGGGACGCGGTCGCTGTCCGGTGCGATTCGCCGAACGGGCAAACCCGACGTGTTGTTCTCGATTCTCATGTCCAACGTGACCGTGGGCCTCGGCGACGCCCGGGACTATCAGGACGACCTAGTGAGAGCGCTCGTGGACGCCTGA
- a CDS encoding N-acetyltransferase, with the protein MVVIEAATSADINPVVERWVELAQDQRTYDSHILADENRGAVRDSIARHIIEDGLLVARDSGIVGFVMFELQTGLYQQTTTRGLIQNVYVAPSHRNEGVGSALLDEAEALLAERGAEVFSLDVMARNENARRLYENRGYEPHRIEMEKSDESDNHSKE; encoded by the coding sequence ATGGTGGTCATCGAGGCGGCGACGAGCGCCGACATCAACCCGGTCGTGGAGCGATGGGTGGAACTTGCACAGGACCAGCGCACGTACGATTCCCACATCCTCGCCGACGAGAATCGGGGGGCAGTTCGGGATTCGATCGCCCGACACATCATCGAAGACGGCTTGCTCGTCGCTCGCGATTCGGGCATCGTCGGGTTCGTCATGTTCGAGCTACAGACGGGACTCTATCAGCAGACGACCACCCGGGGGCTCATCCAGAACGTCTACGTCGCACCGTCGCACAGGAACGAGGGTGTCGGATCCGCGTTGCTGGACGAGGCCGAAGCCCTGCTCGCGGAGCGGGGTGCCGAGGTGTTCTCCCTCGACGTGATGGCGAGGAACGAAAATGCCCGCAGACTGTACGAAAACCGGGGCTACGAACCGCATCGAATCGAGATGGAAAAATCGGACGAAAGCGATAACCACTCAAAGGAGTAG
- a CDS encoding phosphoglycerate kinase produces the protein MSILTLDDLAVQGTTLGVRIDINSPLTESGSLADDARLVAHVDTLSELLERGGKVAILAHQGRPGSDDFAGLSAHAERLDELLSYPVSYCDGTFSAEARRAVSNLREGEAVVLENTRFYSEEYMEFPAEKAAETHLVDRLSPELDVYVNDAFAAAHRSQPSLVGFPTRLPGYAGRVMEREVDVLGDIEGTPRPRTYVVGGAKVSDSIAVARNVLERDLADHILTAGVVGNVFLFADGADLGEASKEFIHDQGYIDYIDDAADLLETYGDRIHLPEDAAVERDGERVELTREEFPPKEGEAAMDIGEETICSYSNILQNSGTVILNGPAGVFEDETFADGTRELYIEAGNAEFSIVGGGDTAAAIRKFDLDGFDHVSTGGGACLRMLTGEPLPALQALSQ, from the coding sequence ATGTCCATACTGACCCTTGATGACCTCGCGGTTCAAGGGACGACGCTCGGCGTGCGTATCGACATCAACAGTCCGTTGACCGAATCCGGCAGCCTCGCCGACGATGCGCGGCTCGTGGCACACGTCGATACGCTCTCGGAACTGTTGGAGCGCGGTGGGAAGGTCGCCATTCTCGCCCACCAAGGGAGACCCGGGAGCGACGATTTCGCGGGTCTCTCGGCACACGCAGAGCGGTTGGACGAGTTGCTCTCCTATCCGGTTTCCTATTGTGACGGAACGTTCTCCGCGGAGGCACGTCGAGCCGTGTCGAACCTCCGCGAGGGCGAAGCGGTGGTTCTCGAAAACACCCGTTTTTACAGCGAGGAGTACATGGAGTTCCCGGCGGAGAAGGCCGCCGAAACCCATCTCGTCGACCGACTCTCCCCCGAACTCGACGTCTACGTCAACGACGCGTTCGCGGCGGCACACCGCTCACAGCCCTCACTCGTTGGTTTTCCGACCCGGTTACCGGGATACGCCGGTCGAGTTATGGAGCGTGAAGTGGACGTGCTTGGCGATATCGAAGGAACGCCACGCCCGCGTACGTACGTGGTCGGCGGCGCGAAGGTCTCTGATTCCATCGCCGTGGCCAGAAACGTACTGGAACGCGACCTCGCGGATCACATCCTGACGGCCGGAGTCGTCGGGAACGTCTTCCTGTTCGCCGACGGCGCGGACCTCGGCGAGGCCAGCAAGGAGTTCATCCACGACCAGGGGTACATCGATTACATCGACGACGCCGCCGACCTGCTCGAAACCTACGGCGACAGGATTCACCTCCCCGAGGACGCCGCCGTCGAACGGGACGGCGAACGCGTCGAACTCACCCGGGAGGAGTTCCCACCGAAGGAAGGCGAGGCCGCGATGGACATCGGCGAGGAGACGATATGCTCCTATTCGAACATCCTCCAAAACTCGGGGACGGTCATCCTCAACGGACCGGCGGGCGTGTTCGAGGACGAGACGTTCGCGGACGGCACTCGGGAGCTATACATCGAGGCCGGGAACGCCGAGTTCAGTATCGTCGGCGGTGGTGACACCGCCGCCGCGATTCGGAAGTTCGACCTCGACGGGTTCGACCACGTCAGCACCGGCGGCGGAGCGTGTCTCCGAATGCTCACCGGCGAACCCCTTCCGGCGTTACAGGCACTCTCCCAATAG